The Manihot esculenta cultivar AM560-2 chromosome 1, M.esculenta_v8, whole genome shotgun sequence genome has a window encoding:
- the LOC122723136 gene encoding uncharacterized protein LOC122723136, giving the protein MAKHRSDGRLGFKILHKLNLAMLGKQGWHIINRPQSLVTRVLKARYFSTQSFFEAPLGSNPSFLWRSIWETRGLIRAGACWRIGNGRSVSVWGKPWLRELPESLVSITPPLNCARVVVSDLIINHRWNESLIAQMFNERDRSCILNIPLSLSSCSNAWCWKFESKGHYSVKSAYRFLVDGFQHREGSEIWKRFWKAKVPPKVLNFYWRALVNVVPCLSSLQSKRVPVDPSCPLCHVAPENVLHILIQCPFTRSCWLSLPLGWPAPSASSLNEWFSLVFSSASVENASLMLMILWALWQNRNNAVWKGQGQTASGVFFMALNFLQQWKAARVVSSVSTTVDQARPVWSPPPHGWIKASIDASLSLQRGSVGFGCVIRKDDGSFVAARAGSFYSQMDAKCAETITFWEALSWIKECGWDRVLFELDAQVLVMSVNCALLDDLSSFGLLVQDCKLFLFSYEEAKCVFVHRSANDIAHVLVTSAHSESVLIDVEIQPVVNPLDISSPSGSNSNIDKSIYQSQPQ; this is encoded by the exons ATGGCAAAGCACAGATCTGATGGCAGGCTAGGTTTCAAAATTCTTCATAAGCTTAACTTGGCCATGCTTGGGAAGCAGGGCTGGCACATTATCAACAGGCCTCAGTCCTTAGTGACTCGTGTTCTTAAGGCCCGCTATTTTTCGACACAATCTTTCTTTGAAGCTCCTTTGGGAAGTAACCCTAGCTTTTTGTGGCGCAGCATATGGGAAACTCGGGGTCTGATTCGAGCTGGGGCTTGCTGGAGGATTGGGAATGGTCGGTCAGTTTCAGTCTGGGGGAAACCCTGGTTGAGAGAGCTGCCTGAGTCTCTGGTTTCCATAACCCCTCCTCTGAACTGTGCCAGAGTTGTTGTTTCAGATCTCATAATTAACCACAGATGGAACGAGAGTTTAATTGCACAGATGTTCAACGAAAGAGATAGAAGTTGTATTTTGAACATCCCTCTTAGTCTTTCATCGTGTTCTAATGCATGGTGCTGGAAATTCGAGTCCAAAGGTCACTATTCGGTTAAGAGTGCATATAGGTTCCTGGTTGATGGCTTTCAACATAGGGAAGGGAGCGAGATATGGAAAAGGTTCTGGAAAGCTAAAGTTCCCCCAAAAGTGCTCAATTTCTACTGGCGGGCTCTAGTTAATGTTGTCCCTTGCCTCTCGTCACTTCAGTCCAAGAGAGTCCCAGTGGATCCTTCATGCCCGTTGTGTCATGTAGCCCCTGAGAATGTCTTGCATATTCTGATTCAGTGCCCTTTTACCCGCAGCTGCTGGTTAAGCTTGCCGTTGGGTTGGCCTGCGCCTTCTGCATCTTCTTTAAATGAGTGGTTTTCTTTAGTCTTCTCTTCTGCTTCTGTGGAAAATGCCTCCCTTATGCTAATGATCTTATGGGCTTTGTGGCAAAATAGGAATAATGCTGTATGGAAGGGCCAGGGTCAGACTGCGagtggtgtgttcttcatggctctgaattttttgcagcaatggaAAGCAGCCCGGGTTGTTTCCTCAGTAAGCACCACTGTCGACCAGGCTCGCCCGGTCTGGTCTCCTCCGCCGCACGGTTGGATCAAGGCGAGCATTGACGCCTCTTTAAGCTTGCAACGAGGTTCAGTAGGTTTCGGTTGTGTCATCCGGAAGGATGATGGGAGTTTTGTGGCTGCTAGAGCAGGCTCTTTTTATAGTCAGATGGATGCAAAGTGTGCTGAAACTATAACATTTTGGGAAgcattgagctggattaaagagtgtggatgggatcgagttcttttcgaattGGATGCTCAGGTACTTGTGATGTCAGTTAATTGTGCTTTGTTGGATGATTTATCGTCTTTTGGtcttttggttcaagattgtaaacTGTTTCTATTTAGTTATGAGGAAGCAAAGTGTGTTTTTGTTCATAGATCTGCGAATGATATCGCTCATGTTCTAGTaacatcggctcattctgagtcag TTCTTATTGACGTTGAAATACAACCAGTAGTGAATCCATTAGATATTTCTAGTCCTAGTGGGAGTAACTCTAATATTGATAAATCAATTTATCAATCTCAACCGCAATGA